The genomic region CATCtaactctttcacttttttaccTTGTATCGCTGTTCTCCCGTGTTTTGGGAAAGAATTTGGAGAGGGCTGCCTTTTAACTGAGCTCCTAGTGTTTCGATAAGGTGCTTCCTGTAGAGAGAGAGAGTTTCCCTGAACAGCCGGAGCTGTGGTTTCCAAGGGGACGTAACTCAGAGCAGGACGAGGTCAGGGGAGGATATCCCGCCGAGGCTTggtgggagtgtgggcagggtcTGCTGCCGGAATTGGCAGAGGGGGATGTTCCCGTGGAGCCCGAGGCAGAGCGTGGGCAGCCCCCAGATGGCTGATGGCGGCTGATCCGGCAGCTCccggcagagcaaaggcaggtgggagagcccggcagcagcggcagtgcccagcgcaggtggcacgggcagggcaggcagggatgggatggctaGGACCCCCCTGGGTGCGGTGGGCGCGgtgagctcggagcaggcggcaggacagagcaacccccatcttgcccagcatgggcggcagagcggccgcgggccaggcagtgggagcagggcacacaaattgagcgagagcgccggggcaggtggagctgccctgggcagtgaggccgCACCTGGGATGGAAAGCGGGGCAGGCGGAGCTGAGGCGGGCAGCGAGCCGGGACCCGGGACAGGCGCCTGGGCCGCGAACGGAGGGGGCAAGACCTTCAGAGGATCCCACtctctttctgatttttcctcctgttcccCTCCCTttaatttcccctttttcttttcttgttttttctcgGGGCATTCTGATacttaaaaatttttattctcCTAAAATCTCCTGTCTAACATATGGAATAGTCTCTTTCTTCTAGATTAAATGGGGGTTTTTTACAAATAAGCACAGAACCTAACAAATCCaaacttctgcttggatactttgaaatggCCGACCAGCTAAGTCACATTCTCCtaatgttgtttttctcatcacttttttatttatcctttggCAAATTACGGATACATCCTAAATCCAAGAATGCCAGTGCACCCATTGTTCCTTAAAAAATGATCACACAAAGCTTGAGTGCCCCAGTGTGTTTTCTGATGCCTGTCTTCTAATATTTTCCTAGAAGTACATTTTATTAGGtaattgtcttccatcaagaagtttccatttccctgatttACCTTGTTCACTTCCTGTcttgtttaattcttttttctcagcTTCCCTAAATTTTGAAATTTCCAGTTTTTCCTCGTTTTGAGTTAATATTAACATAACTCTTTCAGCTCActtttctgctgcatccttaGCTTTGTGATCTGCCAAATTAtttcctcctctttctgggGTCTTTCCCTTTTGGAGCTTCCTAATATGTAGTATAGCTATCTCTTTTAGGTAATTGTAATGCCTCTAAAACCTCTAAAGTAAGTTCCTCATGTACTAGTCCTTTTCTTCCTGAATTAATtaatctttttcctttccaaattttTTACAGGTATGTACTACTCTAAAGGCATACCTTGAATCAGTATATATAGTTCCTTTATTTTGTGTTAAATATTCTAGTGCTCTTTTTAaagtatataattcacaagtttgAGCTTACTAGTTTAAggttaatttccctttttccatagTTTGCATATTTTTCCCATCGACTACTTAATAccctgtattttctccttttgcaaGGAGGTGTATCTCTATTAGCTAACATAACTCACAAAGGactattctttttcttttttttccctgtatccaacttactggttttctgtctcatttttcaagatcttatctaTTCATCTTCTGCCTCTGTTTTTCACATTCACTAACAACCtaaataccacttttctttcaactacacacgcaaaaataaaaaacttttttctcACACTACTTTCAGTACAATATacctccctccaaggagatatAGTGAAGgttaaaatacagaatatacaTTACCTGTACTTTCATCCGTCTacattcactcacttttatttcccaTTCCCTTCCACACATTCATTCCCGCCCTCAGGACACAGAGTGGATCCCTGTTGACAGAGAATCGCGGGTCCCTGTGGCCCCCCCTGGCCTTGGGGTGGCCTCTGGGTCTCAGTATCTCCGGGCCTCCTGGgagggccctgactctgctgcctccGGTGCCGTTCCCCTGTGGGGCTGATTTGtgtgtcactcacactctttAGCCACGGCCCCCTCACACGCCCTGGGGACAATGGCCCGTTTGCAGGTCACCTGTACCTTATGCCACAGCCCCCACACGCCCAGGAGAACAATGGCTTATTTGTGGGTCACACACTCCTCTTTCCACAGCCCCCCTTCCCACCCGCCCGGGAAGGGCTGATTTTgtgtgtgactcactctcacacacaacaagacaacaataaggtaccttttgttataaatgatcaaatcgAGAGCCAAACttataagaaaatttagcaaagatttattaatttgtctcAGAGACTGAAGTTCGGTtgtcaaaaccagcacagccaagggTCAGCGTCGAGCCCGTGTTCGGTGCTGGGTGAACACGGATCTGACCTGCGAATGTCAGAGTCTCCCCCTGTTCACAAATGCTGCCTGACACAGCGAGTTCTTTTACAGTCTATTCTGCTCGAGGCAGAGATGACCGaatgttctttgtgtctcttcccATGCATAACCTTGGCTTTACCTGTGCAGAGGTGAACAAAGACTCAGTCCCGGTGTCTGATGTTGTCAGTAGACTCCAGGGAAGTCAGCATTCACATGCATCATGGTGGGGCTGTGGATCATTGTGGTAGCTGTAATGTCGAGGCGTTAATCACTCTTGGCTGGACCCGGTGACCCGGGGGAAGCCAGCGATTATCGCCCTGGAAGCTTCtattctttcattaaaaacccCGATGTTTATCTCAACCAAGTCCAGGAACTAGATGTATATGAATAAgacactgctcctggccaggatggtcAAAAGACCTCCagaggggagggaacagggacggggaactcctgggaggctttttctgggctgaatcttggtgtttgggaggtttttctgGAGCCCTGATGGCCAGTGACTATTGAAGATGGAGGGGGAGACCCAACTTTCATTGTTCAGCATCGACTccactttattcatcaatcaggcactttttataacagtgttaattcacttcatgcatattgcaaaatctgagctcctaataggctgtagagaaaacttcagctcctccttttgtttacaatacctgaagttagtttactgaaaccaagatcagtgttcccaccatgatatgaaaggttctcaaaaccttcatataTGTTCCCAGACTGGCTgtctgttcccagtagcagccaaggacagaacggtctgagaatcttgttgtttatataaaaggtggctgagaaccttaattatttacagaatcaagcctgggaaaggctgctttacagcaggcttctatttttccctcagctgagtaccttcatggcctctttctttaagccatgcttgaaccaggctctccacaagtGACTTGTAGAGATGGACTTGGGCAGAGGGACCTTCAAACTCAGTGGGTTTTGGGGacgatgaaacaggaaagccttctaaatatgattgtctggcaaaagattttgtgaaaataaaaactatgaagattgaaatgaaagcaagatCTGAGATACCTTAGTTagtgaacaactggaaaacaatggtgtggcccaactgaaggtaatccccttttgatgaaacaattccctctgcttgcaggcagatccaagggtcagagcagaccatACTGGCTCagcagaaggggtccaaagaagagtttttagggtttaaagtGTAGCACAGTATAGTGATGTAATGATTTTtacaggctgtatgtaaatgctataggatttgtatcttgtactagattggttagtgagaaatagAATATTTAACACAGAAGAAGATCTGTTGTATTGTAACGGGACCCTTACTCTCTTACGCTCTTCTCCTCTTACTCTGTTACCCTCTCAgcctctctacccctctcttctctcgtgcctgctccgagctgtgcctggcagctccaagcagggtcctgcacccaggccctttgcaataaaccgcaAGTTccaggccctggctgcagagctctctcgtCTCCATCCGTCCCGACCGTCCTACCCCCTGATGGTCCTACAAACgctctcatcccttgttttccccaaaccaggattgcCCATTGCCAAGGCctaggaggctgcgaggaagaggaagtttccccgggacactgaggcaggtgaggaggaagtcagtgcccctttcccctctgtgctgctccatctcccagcccagcacggtcccggctgcagctcagccctggggggatctccttgcccttgcctgtggcacggaggcaaatcccatcctgtccttgtccttcctcccccagagcaggagctgagcatggagagcagggaggacaaatgcccacggcagaacctggtggaagaggccgttttgagcggctccacggcgcaggaaggcaacggggaggaaaaaccccggagatgccgcacgaggaggggctgcaaacgcagccggcggggatctgagggggaaagagccagcctgggctgggaaggcaGCCGGAGACGGAGCCAGAGatcggagctggtgctccatgagcagctccatggtggggagaagccccacacgtgcgaggagtgtgggaagagcttcaggtggaactccaacctgatcaggcaccagaggatccacactggggaacggccctacgagtgtggggagtgtgggaagagcttcagccggAGCTTCAGcctgatcaggcaccagaggattcacactggagagaggccctacgagtgcggggagtgtgggatgtgcttcagccagagctcctacctgatcagccaccagaggagccacactggggacaggccctatgagtgttccaagtgtgggaagaggtttccaACCAGCTCCTGTCTCCTCCGGCACTATCggattcacagagaggagaggcccttccaatgccccgactgcgggaagggattcaagcacaactgCAACCTCATcgcccaccggcgcatccacacaggggagaggctctatgagtgtgataaatgcaggaagaggtttcagaccagctccagtGTCCTCCGGCACTATccgattcacacagaggagaggcccttccgctgccccgactgcgggaagggattcaaccgcaactccaccctcatcacccaccggcgcatccacactggggagaggccctacgagtgtccccagtgtgggaagagcttctccagcagctctgactTGACCCGACACCAAAGGAGGCActggtaagggaagccctgcgagtgccccgagtgcgggcagagcttcatgcgctgctccagctccatcccctgaTGGAGGAGAcactttgggcacagccctggtcactcacattccctgtgatccatgttgaGAACTCACCTGGGTGCTTCTGCTCTTTGTTTGGCCTTAAGTTCCCTCTACTTCACCTTCATCctttaaaaacacccaaaacggGGTTAAATTAAGGAAATTGATTGAATATATCTGAAGTTCCATAATTTCTCAGTTGTTTTAGAGGGAACTTaggatttggggatgttttctgtgtggaGTGGTGCTGTTGCTAAGAGGCAGGTATTTGATCTCACCCTTGTTGTGTTGATAAGAACTCCTCCCCTGACCCAAACCCCAACTCCACCCTTGGGATACCCTATAAAAACTCCACGGGCCTTCTTGTGCCCTTTTTTGGGGAATAAGAAATGGATTCCCAAAGGATCAGCCCTATTCCTACTGGATTCCATAGGATCAGCCTcatttttcactgaattccTCGAGGATCaggcttttcccactggatttgCAGAGGATCAGCTCTTTTCAACTGGATTCCCAAGGCATCAgcccttttcccactggattccccaagGATCAAACTTTTTCACTGAATTCCCGGAggattctgactctgtcactgttggttttttgtttgtactactgtatttgtatttttattttttcctaataaagaactgttatttctactcccatatcttttcctgagagccccttaatttcaaattattattattattattattattattattattattattattattattattattattgttattgttattattattattattgttagtAGTAGTAATCAAAGGATGGGCCATATAAAAAGTTCATTAAATATGTAAATGAGTTTATGGTTATGCATGAGGGTCTATGAATATGTAACAGGCTGATGTAATTAAAACCAGAATAATTAAGGGGTGTCCCCGAAAATATCTGGGGCGTCTTGGTGGCCATAACAACCTTTGCTCCTTGGTCCTTGTCTCCCATgacatcagcctgttgcatattcatagacttTTTGCATATCCATAAACTCATTTACATATCCTAGGAACAAAATTTGCTTCATCCTGTTTGGGGTCTCACCCCCATCCCAGCTCAATTTAGGAGGTCCcatccctctcccagctcagttTTGGGACCCCATACCTATCCCAGCCTTATTTGGCGGTCCCATTCCCCTGCCACCGCAATTTGGGGGCCTCATCCCCTTCCCAGCTCAATTTTGGCATCCCGACCCTCTTTTCCCCgctctccctcccctttctGATCATTCGCCTAATCCCCTCCccgtgtttggttttgggggcttcaggcccctcctgctctgttttGGGCTCCCGACCCCGTTTTGGAATAATTTGCcgtccccagcccatccccagggtcaccttctccccctccccaaattccgctGCCGGCAACTGATGAGTCATCAGCGAGACGCActctgattggctggaaatTACCCCTCCTGGCCTCTGAGTATTTACCGCAGTGAGAGGCcttggtctgtggctggcaAGTGATGAGTCAGAGTCGGGccgggcgctgattggctgaaaATCGCTGAGCGGGGCCAGTGGTCTGAGTTTGTGCCCAGCAAGTGGATCGTCGTCAGTGTCGCGCGTTCCGATTGGTCGGGTTCTGTTTTGGGGTAGGGACGGGAGGAACTGGGGTtacttggggtttatttgggtttatttagggtttgtttggggtttatttggggttattgATGGACAATTTGGCGTTTATCTTGGTTTTTActtggtttatttctgtttatttggggttatttagaAGTattagtgtttgtttgggcttatttgggtttatgtgggtttatttggaattatttggggTTCTTGGGGTTAATTTTGGTGTATATTCGGGTTTTTTTCGCTGTGCTTGATatcatttggggttttttggcttttaCTTGGGGGAGGTTTTTTcgttttttggggttatttggatttgtttggggttatttgggagatttttaggtattgtttggggttatttagggtttttttgaagtATTTTGGCGTTATTTGAGTTATTTGGGGCCACGTGGGGTCAAAAGCTCCGCGAATGTTTCTCCTGCAAAAATCgggaatttttccttaaaaatctgagagttttcccccaaaaaaaacgGGAACGTTCCCTTAAAAAAACCGGACTTTTCCCAACCAATAGCAGTGCGCCCTGCTGCAAACCATCCAATCACCGCGGGTCTCCCCTCAGGAACACCAGCCAGCCTCTCTGTGAACCGATCCAACCAATCACTGCATGCCTCCCCTCAGACACGCCCGCCTCTCACACCGAACAAACCAATCACAGCGTTCCTCTTCTCAGCTACTCACGCCTCTCTCGACCTGAACTGACCAATCACCGGGCGAACTGACCAATTTCCCTCGGCAAAGCCCGCCTCCCCCACCCTCTCCTGTCAATCAGCATACCCTCTACGAAACCAACCAATCACCGGGCGTCTCCCCACAGCAACTCCCGCCCTCCCCGCGCTGCTCCAACGAATCAGAGCCGATTCCAAAGCAGCGCCCCCGACCCCGGGGCCGGGCATGGAGCGGGTGCCTCCTCTCTCCCCCcgccccctcaggaccccctcagggacccccgggagccgccccgggctcgggcgggtcctgcgggaggcgctggagagagcgggggaggcactgggagaggacggggggggctctgggagctgctgaggaggtgcagggacaggtgaggggtcctggaggggtcgtgaggggaatttggggaggggtcttgaggaggtttgggggtgatttggggagggtctggggggAACTTGAGGGGGTTTTAGcggggggtgctgggggggctttgggggggaatttggggaggggtcctcgGGGGGTGTCACGATCCATCCTCACAGACGTGTTTCGTGATGGTTCATGGATTTGATCTTAGGGTGCAAAAAGAACCGACAcggtacaagggggtttgcaaTGATAATcgaaacaaatgcacctttattgaatgagcacagcaaaatgcgatagagggattaagggagagaaaaagatgggggaagagagagacaaaagggagagagagagaaagagagaggggataGAGCTACCAGACGtagagacgaagtcctttggtccagtccagtcgaggATCCGCTGTTACGTCGGGGAGGTCTCAGAGGCCCAGTTCATCTGGACCCCAATTATACTCTTTTTCATTGGGGCAAGGGGGATGGATTTTGCAGCCGAAACAAAGGTAGTTTATTGTATCTTCGGGGGGGGGCGGTGGGAAATAAGGGTACACACAGTCCAAGTTTGTCAGCAGGCGAGAGTCATTGTTTTCATTGTCCACTGCCTACACCTGCAACATCCATCTTGCTTTGGGCAGCTTTCCTTCCTCACCCTGTACACCTCCCCCGAGTTGGGGctttcagtcccagtctctggaagaaggTGAGAGGGGCCTTCTCACATAGggatttcatgtctcagtccctTGATGAAGAGGTTTCTTACATTTCTActtgtctgtcacggtggttatgaatggtcttctcttggaggagGGGACCACCCTAAAGCTCAaaccagccaggctgagaggtAGGGAGGATTCCAGAGCTATTGTGCAAAAGGGCAGGATGCCCTGTGAGCTCAGTGTAGCGTATAACAAACAACATCTGTGAAAACAGCAACTTAGCAACACTTTCAGGCCTCAGGCACATGACTTTCCGGCCACCGGATCAGCAAACgggggttttaattttttggtgGATTCTCTCCATGACAATCGTAAGGCAGATGAGGGATATTTCAGACAGACTCTCACAACACAGAACACACTTGTTCTCCCAGCTCCAGAAGACTTGATACAGCAACAAAAACATTCCTGCaggaaccaccaaaggccaaggggcgtTTGGCCACTTTCCCTTCCACACCGCACGCTCGGGCAAATTGCGCAGACCAAGCAGCCTTTTCCCTCTTCCCCGTTGGCCTGAAGACACTGTGCACCAAGAGAAAGCTCCTGGACACCCGGCTATCCAGCACAGCAATTTAATGTTCCTCTAGCGGgtgaagggaaaggaagtgCTGGTAGAGGAGAGGTGTTCCCCGCAGGCTCAGGCGGCCCCAGCAGACGCAGCCTCCCGGATCAGTTCTCCACAGCGCCGCGGCAGGACACTCAGCCACGGGCACACAGGAAAGGCCGCGACTCCCAGAGGCGGCGGAGTTGGTCTCGCATCCTCTGGAGCCGGGAGCAGGGAACGCTCTGTACAGCTAAAAGGATGTGCAGAGCTTGAAGCGCCAGGCATGAgatggcagggctgctgtcatccGTCATGTCCtgaagggctgcagagagagaaacagaggcacagtcagaggctggatctgcggggagctgggcagagcctccAGCCTCGTCCGTGCCACGCAGCTGCTGGCACGgcctggaggaagcaggagcCAAGAAGGacgagctggcagctgctggccaggaatgTCCCGCAGGCCCCTGCAAGGTGTCTGCGCTGTGGCCCCGCTGCCCTTGGGGCGCGCAGGGAGCGGAGCCGTCGGCGGGCGGGCCAGGGAACGCAGCTGCCAGCGGCAGCCCCCGCCGAGAGCCCGCGGGCCTCACTCACCGCTGCAGATGATGCGGAAGTGCGGCTGCTGCCCTGTCAGGTAGCGCCCGGCcatccctggggagcacagagcgTGTCCTGCCTTCAGAGGCACAGCTGCCGCCCAcgggcgctgccagccctgaggcCACACGccctgctggcccggcagggctcagcccgggcccctggcgcacgctgccgccccagggcacggctgccagagggcggcagcagcaatgcccaggccagcgGGGGCTGCCCATGCCCGCGCCCGGATCCTGCTGCCGGcacagcaggcggggccggggccgagctgcggcaatggggcgggccggggagggagccgggcTTGgcgctcacccatgaacctgacggcctcctctcgcaggggctcctgtgcgCTCCGCAGGTAGGACAGGGCcaggcgcaggtgctcggccgctcggctcctgtcctctgccagctgcagagagcggcagagCACGGAGGGAAAGGATTGATGCGGgccctgcccctgggccgggcgctccCCACGGCCGGcgctgctccccctgcccacaGAGCCCCGAGGCCCGGCCAGCAGCCGCAGGCGCCGGGCTCGGCACGGGGCATAGGGCCCGgcgagccgcggtgccgccccgcagcagagcccggctgGCTCGGGGCTCCGTCGGCaccggccttggggccagaggagcctggagcagagcccgtaCGGCCCAGGGAAGGGAGCGACGTGTGGGGCGCAGGCCGGTGCCCCTGCGTGCGGCACTGGGCCggggccacagctgccagccccacagactGGGCGCCATGGGCAGGCGGCTGCTCCGGGGTTTGGGCTGGGCATTCCCGGCTGTCCTTACCAAGCACTCAGCAAATCTCCACATTTGATcggtctgcagcagctgcttgagatccttcctcttcaggaacctcactgcagaaagcagcgtttcccgagaggcctgcagagcagcagagagccagagaTGGCaccgcagcccagggcacaggagccgcatctctgtgccagggccggGAGGAGGCTGGAGCCCGTCAGGTGCCAGGGGGTGGGGAGACAGCTGAGCCCCCTcccatggggacacccaggaggcctcacctgtgccacacacCGGttctcatcgtggcagtg from Zonotrichia albicollis isolate bZonAlb1 chromosome 31, bZonAlb1.hap1, whole genome shotgun sequence harbors:
- the LOC141725834 gene encoding uncharacterized protein LOC141725834 isoform X1; this translates as MIFSFNDSVSKPARRRLCWAVRPAQVMDPLGAPPGYSWKSGLCCTDCSSSSRQGLLTTKTPDKMDCPLPRPRRLRGRGSFPGTLRQELSMESREDKCPRQNLVEEAVLSGSTAQEGNGEEKPRRCRTRRGCKRSRRGSEGERASLGWEGSRRRSQRSELVLHEQLHGGEKPHTCEECGKSFRWNSNLIRHQRIHTGERPYECGECGKSFSRSFSLIRHQRIHTGERPYECGECGMCFSQSSYLISHQRSHTGDRPYECSKCGKRFPTSSCLLRHYRIHREERPFQCPDCGKGFKHNCNLIAHRRIHTGERLYECDKCRKRFQTSSSVLRHYPIHTEERPFRCPDCGKGFNRNSTLITHRRIHTGERPYECPQCGKSFSSSSDLTRHQRRHW
- the LOC141725834 gene encoding uncharacterized protein LOC141725834 isoform X2; amino-acid sequence: MESREDKCPRQNLVEEAVLSGSTAQEGNGEEKPRRCRTRRGCKRSRRGSEGERASLGWEGSRRRSQRSELVLHEQLHGGEKPHTCEECGKSFRWNSNLIRHQRIHTGERPYECGECGKSFSRSFSLIRHQRIHTGERPYECGECGMCFSQSSYLISHQRSHTGDRPYECSKCGKRFPTSSCLLRHYRIHREERPFQCPDCGKGFKHNCNLIAHRRIHTGERLYECDKCRKRFQTSSSVLRHYPIHTEERPFRCPDCGKGFNRNSTLITHRRIHTGERPYECPQCGKSFSSSSDLTRHQRRHW